A stretch of Campylobacter gracilis DNA encodes these proteins:
- a CDS encoding NAD(P)H-dependent oxidoreductase, producing the protein MKNLIIIAHPDMASSHANKAWREVAKKQADKFDIHEIYAAYPNGKIDVAREQELLLSHDKIIIQFPLYWYSYPPLLKQWFDDVFAYGWAYGSAGGKLKGKEFALAITIGDERNNYKKDGTIGFGIEEVIAPFKCAMNFTGAKLLPCHFGYGFSFHPDSEYIAKSAEKYEEFLAKF; encoded by the coding sequence ATGAAAAATCTCATCATCATCGCTCATCCCGATATGGCAAGCTCGCACGCAAACAAGGCGTGGCGCGAGGTAGCCAAAAAGCAAGCGGATAAATTTGATATTCACGAAATTTACGCTGCTTATCCGAACGGCAAAATCGATGTTGCGCGCGAGCAGGAGTTACTTTTAAGCCACGATAAAATTATCATTCAGTTTCCACTTTATTGGTACAGCTATCCGCCGCTTTTAAAGCAATGGTTCGACGATGTATTCGCCTACGGCTGGGCTTACGGCAGCGCCGGCGGCAAGCTGAAAGGTAAAGAATTTGCTCTGGCGATCACTATCGGCGACGAGCGAAACAACTATAAAAAAGACGGCACGATCGGATTTGGCATAGAGGAAGTTATCGCGCCTTTTAAATGCGCGATGAATTTTACAGGCGCCAAGCTGCTGCCGTGCCACTTCGGCTATGGATTTTCATTTCATCCAGATAGCGAATATATCGCA
- a CDS encoding anaerobic C4-dicarboxylate transporter gives MDFMVILQFIVLLGGIYLGVKLGGMGVGYAGGLGVVVLAILGMKVDMKDIPIDVILIIASVISAITALQVAGGLDYLVQVASKILRKNPKQINFLAPIVTYLLTILAGTGHTAFSMIPVIVEVAKTQNIKPSAPLALSVVSSQVAITASPISAAFVAMSGLCEKLGVSYPKLLFICISTTFVAMIITAFIVNKFYDLDLSKDPVYKERLSKGLVAEIKAEEYKEPKPYAKRSVAIFAIGVLIVVCYALAISKSVGLVEKPILSRDSAIISFMLTIGFLIAVLCKIDTGKLLSTSTFQSGMNACICVIGIAWLGTTFVNGHIDSIKEVAKNVVTQYPFVLAVALYFLSCLLYSQAATTKVMMPAVAAALGMTSPENSGQIWILVASFAAVSGLFVLPTYPTTLGAIAMDDTGTTRVGKFVFNHSFFLPGTIMVALSVALGFLVAPALI, from the coding sequence ATGGACTTTATGGTGATATTGCAATTTATTGTTTTGTTAGGCGGCATCTACCTAGGCGTTAAGCTAGGCGGCATGGGCGTCGGTTATGCAGGCGGCTTGGGCGTTGTCGTCCTAGCCATTTTAGGCATGAAGGTCGATATGAAGGATATTCCGATTGACGTTATCCTAATTATCGCATCGGTAATCTCCGCGATTACGGCGCTACAAGTCGCAGGCGGACTTGATTATTTGGTTCAGGTAGCATCTAAAATTTTAAGGAAAAATCCTAAGCAGATCAACTTCCTAGCGCCTATCGTTACCTATCTACTTACGATACTTGCGGGCACCGGACATACTGCATTTTCTATGATCCCGGTTATCGTCGAGGTCGCAAAGACGCAGAACATCAAACCTTCCGCTCCTCTTGCGCTTTCGGTCGTTTCGTCTCAGGTAGCGATCACTGCGAGCCCTATTTCGGCGGCGTTCGTCGCTATGAGCGGCTTGTGCGAGAAGCTAGGCGTTAGCTATCCTAAGCTTTTGTTTATCTGCATCTCTACTACCTTCGTAGCTATGATCATCACGGCTTTCATCGTAAATAAATTCTACGATCTCGATCTTTCAAAAGACCCTGTTTACAAAGAGAGACTTTCAAAAGGTCTTGTAGCTGAGATCAAAGCCGAGGAGTATAAAGAGCCGAAGCCTTATGCGAAAAGATCGGTTGCGATATTTGCTATCGGCGTTTTGATCGTCGTCTGCTATGCGCTTGCGATCTCAAAGAGCGTCGGCTTGGTAGAAAAACCGATCCTTTCAAGAGATAGCGCGATCATCAGCTTTATGCTAACCATCGGCTTTCTTATTGCTGTTTTATGCAAGATCGATACAGGCAAACTGCTCTCTACCAGCACTTTCCAAAGCGGTATGAATGCGTGCATCTGCGTCATCGGTATCGCATGGCTCGGTACTACTTTTGTTAACGGACATATTGACAGCATCAAAGAGGTAGCTAAAAACGTCGTTACGCAGTATCCTTTCGTACTAGCCGTCGCGCTATACTTCTTAAGCTGCTTGCTATACTCGCAGGCTGCGACCACAAAAGTTATGATGCCTGCCGTTGCTGCCGCGCTTGGAATGACCAGCCCTGAAAATTCCGGTCAAATTTGGATCTTAGTCGCATCGTTCGCAGCCGTTTCAGGCTTGTTCGTGCTCCCTACCTATCCTACGACGCTCGGCGCGATCGCTATGGACGATACAGGAACGACTAGAGTCGGTAAATTTGTATTTAACCACTCGTTTTTCCTTCCAGGAACCATTATGGTTGCGCTTTCGGTCGCTCTAGGATTTTTAGTAGCTCCTGCGCTAATCTAA